The bacterium genome has a segment encoding these proteins:
- a CDS encoding nucleoside-diphosphate sugar epimerase/dehydratase: MNSDAAKTFWPQHTKRPLFFLVCDIFILAVSLYAAILFRFDFAVPEYYSPMFLRILPLMIVIKLAFLAYFGIYRGAWQYAGVNDLVQIVKAVTLGSVVVFAASRFIMPGWVQYSRGVMIIEWLGDIMLIGGLRLSLRMWKQHLSNSQYKKADRQRMLIVGAGDAGEMVARQLMAHPEYGSLPVGFIDDDPAKKGQRIHGLPVFGARPVMDGVVVNQGIDQVLIAIPSAPGPVVKAVVEQCQQAKLKFKIVPDIKKILSGEIGINQIRDIELEDLLRRPAINVNLEEIAGYLGGKTILVSGAGGSIGSELCRQIASFNPGRLLLAGKGENSLYHIASELVQNSKTLKLETLICDVADAARVDRIFEQYQPQVVFHAAAHKHVPMMEQNPGEAVKNNIFGTKTLAEAACQHGAERFVLISTDKAVNPTSVMGATKRISEKVVMSLNGKGKTKFMAVRFGNVLGSSGSVVPLFKKQIAAGGPLTVTHPDMERYFMTIPEAVQLVIQAGAMGQGGEVFVLDMGQPVKIVDLARDMIKLSGLTPDIDIKIEFTGLRKGEKLYEELLTAEEGVNTTKHAQIFMVKGRHARLNELPKLLPLLHKAALTGDEGKVVAAIQRVIPGFRKDAGTFAH; encoded by the coding sequence ATGAATTCCGACGCCGCCAAAACATTCTGGCCGCAGCACACCAAAAGGCCGCTGTTCTTTCTGGTCTGCGACATTTTCATCCTGGCGGTCTCGCTGTACGCCGCCATCCTTTTCCGGTTTGATTTCGCCGTCCCGGAATACTACTCTCCCATGTTCCTGCGGATACTGCCCCTGATGATCGTGATCAAGCTGGCCTTTCTGGCCTACTTCGGCATCTACCGCGGCGCCTGGCAGTATGCCGGGGTCAACGACCTGGTGCAGATAGTAAAGGCGGTCACCCTCGGGTCGGTGGTGGTCTTTGCCGCCTCCAGGTTCATCATGCCGGGCTGGGTGCAGTACTCCCGGGGGGTGATGATCATAGAATGGCTGGGGGACATCATGCTGATAGGGGGCTTAAGGCTTTCGCTTAGGATGTGGAAGCAGCATCTTTCCAATTCCCAGTACAAGAAGGCGGACCGCCAGCGGATGCTGATAGTGGGGGCCGGCGACGCCGGCGAGATGGTGGCCCGGCAGCTGATGGCCCATCCCGAATACGGCAGCCTTCCGGTGGGCTTCATTGACGACGATCCGGCCAAAAAGGGCCAGCGGATCCACGGGCTGCCGGTCTTCGGCGCCCGGCCGGTGATGGACGGGGTGGTGGTGAACCAGGGGATAGACCAGGTGCTGATAGCCATTCCCTCGGCCCCGGGGCCGGTGGTCAAGGCGGTGGTGGAGCAGTGCCAGCAGGCCAAGCTAAAATTCAAGATCGTCCCCGACATCAAGAAGATCCTCTCGGGCGAAATCGGCATCAACCAGATCCGGGACATAGAGCTGGAAGATCTTTTAAGGCGGCCGGCCATCAACGTCAACCTGGAGGAGATAGCCGGGTACCTTGGCGGCAAGACCATCCTGGTGAGCGGGGCCGGCGGCTCCATCGGCTCCGAGCTCTGCCGCCAGATAGCCTCCTTTAACCCGGGAAGGCTCCTTTTGGCCGGCAAGGGCGAGAACAGCCTGTACCACATCGCCTCGGAGCTGGTCCAGAATTCCAAAACCCTGAAACTGGAGACCCTGATCTGCGACGTGGCCGACGCCGCCAGGGTGGACCGGATCTTTGAACAATACCAGCCCCAGGTGGTGTTCCACGCCGCCGCCCACAAGCACGTCCCGATGATGGAGCAGAACCCGGGCGAGGCGGTCAAGAACAACATCTTTGGCACCAAGACCCTGGCCGAGGCGGCCTGCCAGCACGGGGCCGAACGGTTCGTGCTGATCTCCACCGACAAGGCGGTGAACCCCACCAGCGTGATGGGGGCCACCAAGCGGATCTCGGAGAAGGTGGTGATGAGCCTGAACGGGAAGGGGAAGACCAAGTTTATGGCGGTGCGGTTCGGCAACGTGCTGGGCTCCAGCGGCAGCGTGGTGCCCCTGTTCAAAAAACAGATCGCGGCCGGGGGTCCTTTAACCGTCACCCATCCCGACATGGAGCGCTACTTTATGACCATTCCCGAGGCGGTGCAGCTGGTGATCCAGGCCGGGGCCATGGGCCAGGGCGGGGAGGTGTTTGTGCTGGACATGGGCCAGCCGGTGAAGATAGTGGACCTGGCCCGCGACATGATAAAACTCTCGGGGCTGACGCCCGACATCGACATCAAAATAGAGTTCACCGGACTGCGCAAGGGGGAGAAGCTTTACGAGGAGCTTTTGACCGCCGAGGAGGGGGTCAACACCACCAAGCACGCCCAGATCTTCATGGTCAAGGGCCGGCACGCCAGGCTTAATGAACTGCCGAAACTGCTGCCCCTGCTGCACAAGGCGGCCCTGACCGGGGACGAGGGCAAGGTGGTGGCGGCGATTCAGAGGGTGATACCGGGTTTTAGAAAAGACGCGGGAACGTTTGCCCACTAA